One region of Aminobacterium colombiense DSM 12261 genomic DNA includes:
- a CDS encoding tripartite tricarboxylate transporter permease produces the protein MMEYLLPALGNIFEPEAIFILFVGTIAGLIVGSLPGLSSTMGVALAIPLTFGMDPKMGLMLLGAVYCSSVYGGSLTAILIRTPGTDASIATTFDGFPLTQQGLAGKAIGISTISSLVGGIISAMALLCIAPFLAKMALKFGPSEYFLVGLFGLSVIISVSSGSYLKGLMTGAFGLLIATTGMDNFTGFPRFIFNNDSLLDGIPILPALIGLFSLSQAIKISVSDKTSIIDNPENLKFTDRILPEKEDMKRTWKTMLRSSIIGVIVGIMPGAGTGIAAFLSYNEAKRASKNPESFGKGNIEGVAAPEAANNAVTGGSLVPALTLGIPGNAVTAVFIGGLTIQGLIPGPNLFTKYGEITYTLLLSLFVANIMFAIIGLAFAKQFVKIVKTPTKVLAPIICVLSIIGAYSIRNNFLDVWLLFGFGILGYFMERFEFSPTPIVLALILGPMVEAEFRRTLTLFQGSLVPVLFRPISLFIIVLIIISVVFPLVRELRRERQLASEK, from the coding sequence ATGATGGAATATCTTCTCCCAGCTTTGGGAAATATTTTTGAACCAGAAGCCATTTTTATCCTATTTGTAGGGACAATAGCTGGTCTTATTGTCGGATCGCTTCCAGGCCTGTCATCAACAATGGGAGTCGCTCTGGCTATCCCACTAACCTTTGGCATGGATCCCAAAATGGGATTGATGCTTCTTGGGGCAGTCTATTGCAGCTCTGTTTATGGCGGCTCTTTGACAGCTATACTTATTCGCACGCCTGGTACTGATGCATCTATTGCAACTACCTTTGACGGTTTCCCATTGACACAGCAAGGGCTGGCAGGAAAGGCAATTGGTATTTCGACCATATCTTCTTTAGTGGGCGGTATTATTAGCGCTATGGCTCTTCTTTGTATTGCCCCTTTCCTTGCGAAAATGGCTTTGAAATTTGGGCCCTCAGAATATTTCCTCGTAGGCTTGTTTGGCTTGTCAGTGATTATTAGCGTTTCTTCAGGGAGTTACCTGAAAGGGCTGATGACAGGAGCTTTTGGTTTGTTGATTGCAACAACTGGTATGGATAATTTTACAGGGTTCCCCCGTTTTATTTTTAATAATGATTCTTTGCTCGACGGTATTCCTATTCTGCCTGCCCTTATTGGTCTTTTTTCTCTTTCTCAGGCGATAAAGATTTCTGTGAGCGATAAAACTTCAATAATTGACAATCCAGAGAATCTAAAATTTACAGATCGCATCCTTCCAGAGAAAGAAGACATGAAGCGCACTTGGAAAACCATGTTGCGATCTTCTATCATTGGAGTGATAGTAGGAATAATGCCTGGAGCGGGAACAGGTATAGCGGCCTTTCTTAGCTATAATGAGGCTAAAAGAGCTTCTAAAAACCCGGAGTCATTTGGAAAGGGAAATATCGAGGGAGTTGCAGCCCCGGAAGCTGCTAATAATGCAGTAACGGGAGGATCTCTTGTCCCAGCTCTTACATTAGGTATCCCTGGCAATGCGGTAACGGCAGTTTTTATAGGAGGCCTTACTATCCAGGGATTGATACCAGGTCCGAATCTTTTCACAAAATATGGAGAGATAACGTATACCCTTCTGCTCTCTCTCTTTGTTGCAAACATAATGTTTGCAATTATAGGACTTGCTTTTGCCAAGCAGTTTGTGAAGATTGTCAAAACCCCTACGAAAGTGCTTGCCCCAATAATTTGTGTTCTAAGCATTATAGGGGCGTATTCGATCAGAAACAATTTTCTCGATGTCTGGCTGCTTTTTGGATTCGGTATTCTTGGATATTTTATGGAGAGGTTTGAGTTTTCACCCACTCCCATAGTTCTTGCCCTTATCCTTGGCCCTATGGTGGAAGCGGAGTTTAGACGAACTCTTACTCTCTTTCAAGGGAGTCTTGTCCCTGTTCTCTTCAGGCCGATCAGCCTTTTCATTATAGTTTTGATAATTATTTCGGTTGTTTTTCCGTTGGTGAGGGAATTAAGAAGGGAAAGGCAATTAGCGAGCGAAAAATAA
- a CDS encoding 4-hydroxy-2-oxovalerate aldolase: MVELLDCTLRDGGNVVGAGFPKELTEKIMKGLIDSNIKVIEYGHPSGLGGNKAGVKNAPLSDEEYLEIGSPYFSQAEVGMFCQPKHATISEIKLAAQKGLGFLRVGINAGDSAKAKDLIKEIRGCGIKVRTSLMKGYILPPDELAEEARSLERYGAQAVTIMDSAGYMLPDEVKKYVEAMIKKVSIPIGFHGHNNLGLAVANGLAALQAGATSIDCGVMGMARSVGNIPTEVFIAALLRSGESVEYDLFSLLSFIDKDLAQDLQHCYHNPNPPEQLILGLSGCHSSFLPLFKGVAEASSVDLYKLIINVSAQNMKAPTKELIEEFAKRL; the protein is encoded by the coding sequence ATGGTGGAACTGCTTGACTGTACTCTACGGGATGGCGGCAACGTAGTAGGCGCAGGCTTCCCAAAAGAGCTTACTGAAAAAATAATGAAAGGTCTCATTGATAGCAATATAAAAGTTATAGAATACGGGCATCCTAGTGGATTAGGAGGGAACAAAGCCGGTGTAAAAAATGCGCCTTTGTCTGATGAGGAGTATCTGGAGATTGGCTCGCCTTATTTTTCACAGGCAGAGGTGGGAATGTTTTGCCAACCGAAACATGCCACTATAAGTGAGATTAAACTAGCTGCTCAGAAAGGGTTGGGATTTCTTCGCGTAGGTATAAATGCTGGGGATTCTGCAAAAGCTAAGGATTTGATTAAAGAAATAAGAGGGTGTGGAATAAAAGTACGTACAAGCCTTATGAAAGGCTACATTCTCCCTCCAGATGAACTGGCTGAGGAAGCACGTTCTCTTGAAAGATATGGTGCTCAGGCTGTAACTATAATGGATTCTGCCGGCTATATGCTTCCTGATGAAGTTAAAAAGTATGTTGAGGCTATGATAAAGAAAGTTTCAATTCCCATTGGATTTCATGGCCATAATAATCTGGGACTTGCGGTAGCAAATGGACTTGCGGCATTACAGGCCGGTGCTACTTCTATTGATTGTGGAGTAATGGGGATGGCCCGCAGCGTAGGGAATATTCCGACAGAGGTTTTTATTGCTGCCCTGCTTCGTTCTGGAGAGAGTGTGGAATATGATCTCTTTTCGCTTTTGTCCTTTATAGATAAAGACCTTGCGCAAGATCTCCAACATTGCTATCACAATCCTAATCCACCGGAGCAATTGATACTTGGTCTTTCTGGATGTCACTCAAGTTTTCTTCCCTTGTTTAAGGGAGTAGCAGAAGCGAGTTCCGTTGATCTTTATAAGCTTATAATAAATGTTTCTGCTCAGAATATGAAAGCTCCTACCAAGGAGCTTATTGAAGAATTTGCAAAGAGGTTATAA
- the metK gene encoding methionine adenosyltransferase produces the protein MADRKFLITSESVTEGHPDKIADQISDGVLDAILADDPMGRVACETLVTTGMVMVAGEISTSTYVDIPKLARDIVKEIGYTRAKYGFDGDTCAVLTAIDEQSSDIAQGVDTALEVRSHTEMGEAEVAKVGAGDQGMMIGYACTETEEYLPMPIALAHRLARRLALVRKNGTIPYLRPDGKTQVSLEYVDGQAIRAENLVVSAQHHPGATEAQIRGDIIEHVIKPVVPEHLLRPDTTILVNPTGRFVKGGPMADTGLTGRKIIVDTYGGWVSHGGGAFSGKDPTKVDRSGAYMTRYAAKNIVAAGLAEKCMIQIAYAIGVAEPVSLMVDTFGTGKISDEALTDLIERHFDFRPAAIIRDLDLRKPQYRRLAAYGHMGRIDLDPLPQWERTDRADALARDAKRL, from the coding sequence ATGGCAGACAGAAAGTTTTTGATTACGTCTGAATCCGTAACAGAAGGACACCCTGACAAAATTGCAGACCAGATCTCTGATGGAGTTCTCGATGCGATTCTGGCAGATGACCCCATGGGGCGAGTGGCGTGTGAAACTCTTGTGACCACAGGCATGGTTATGGTGGCGGGAGAGATTAGTACATCCACATACGTGGATATTCCCAAATTGGCGAGAGATATTGTAAAAGAGATAGGGTACACCAGAGCGAAATATGGTTTCGACGGTGATACGTGTGCGGTTCTTACAGCCATAGATGAACAGTCTTCTGATATTGCCCAGGGTGTTGATACGGCCCTTGAAGTTCGATCCCATACAGAAATGGGAGAGGCTGAAGTGGCTAAGGTCGGTGCGGGTGACCAAGGCATGATGATTGGGTATGCTTGTACCGAAACTGAGGAATATTTGCCTATGCCTATCGCATTGGCCCACCGGTTGGCACGGCGTTTGGCCCTGGTTCGTAAAAATGGGACCATTCCCTATCTTCGCCCCGATGGAAAGACCCAGGTGTCTCTTGAGTATGTAGACGGTCAGGCAATTAGGGCAGAAAACCTTGTTGTGTCTGCTCAGCATCATCCAGGAGCGACAGAAGCTCAGATTCGTGGTGATATCATAGAGCACGTTATAAAGCCCGTGGTGCCAGAACACCTTTTGAGGCCTGATACGACAATTCTTGTCAACCCTACGGGACGGTTTGTCAAGGGAGGCCCTATGGCTGACACAGGGCTCACCGGCCGAAAGATTATTGTTGATACATACGGTGGCTGGGTGTCTCACGGCGGGGGTGCTTTTTCAGGCAAAGACCCCACTAAAGTAGACCGCTCCGGTGCATATATGACCCGTTACGCGGCTAAGAATATAGTCGCTGCAGGGTTAGCCGAAAAATGTATGATCCAGATCGCCTATGCTATTGGAGTGGCCGAACCTGTTTCTCTTATGGTGGATACCTTTGGAACCGGCAAGATTTCAGACGAGGCCCTTACAGATCTTATTGAACGGCATTTCGATTTCAGGCCTGCTGCTATCATTCGAGACCTCGATTTGAGGAAACCACAGTATCGCCGTCTCGCTGCCTATGGGCACATGGGGCGTATTGACCTTGACCCCCTTCCTCAATGGGAGAGAACGGACCGTGCGGATGCCTTGGCAAGAGACGCTAAAAGGCTGTAA
- a CDS encoding PQQ-binding-like beta-propeller repeat protein: protein MRKNHILMLAIFFLLVFTLPGLAAEKEPLWQFEAGMPLTGTPTYDKGVVYIGDQGGAVYALNAETGELIWQYDAGTSINGAAAMNEKTIFVGGTDGRVFAIERSSGNLLWQTLLGLDLAPGAIWGSPIYGAERLFAGSADGRIYAFDPETGVVLWTFDTGRELRSTPLYHEGLIFVGDHIGRFHALDPKTGNRQWGGGSGGPIDTATTTWKGFIYFGSWDGLLSCVKIKGIIPQWKYNAKSAITTSATPEDGRLFFGTQKGILHAVDAITGQMLWTYETEGAMQATPIAFNNIVYIGTATGKVAAISAIDGNMIWEYQTDREILASPALGDGRVFLGSMDGKVYAFSTE, encoded by the coding sequence ATGAGAAAAAACCACATACTTATGCTTGCCATATTTTTTCTGCTTGTCTTCACCCTTCCAGGTCTAGCAGCAGAGAAAGAGCCGCTTTGGCAATTTGAAGCAGGGATGCCCCTTACCGGAACTCCAACCTATGATAAAGGTGTTGTATATATAGGAGATCAGGGGGGAGCAGTCTACGCTCTTAATGCCGAAACAGGCGAACTGATATGGCAGTATGATGCTGGAACTTCCATTAATGGCGCCGCCGCTATGAATGAAAAAACTATTTTTGTAGGGGGAACAGATGGACGTGTCTTTGCCATTGAAAGATCTTCAGGCAATTTGCTCTGGCAAACTCTTCTCGGCCTGGACCTGGCTCCCGGCGCTATATGGGGCTCTCCCATATATGGAGCAGAACGTCTTTTTGCTGGCAGCGCAGACGGCAGAATCTATGCTTTTGACCCAGAAACAGGAGTGGTTCTCTGGACTTTCGACACTGGGCGGGAGCTTCGCTCTACCCCTCTCTATCATGAGGGGCTGATCTTTGTAGGAGATCATATAGGCCGTTTTCACGCCCTGGATCCCAAAACGGGCAATAGACAGTGGGGTGGCGGTTCTGGCGGTCCCATCGATACGGCTACAACCACATGGAAGGGATTCATCTATTTTGGAAGCTGGGACGGATTGCTCTCCTGTGTAAAGATAAAAGGCATTATCCCCCAATGGAAATATAACGCCAAGTCGGCTATTACCACTTCCGCAACTCCAGAAGATGGCCGGCTGTTCTTTGGCACACAGAAAGGAATTCTCCACGCTGTGGACGCTATTACCGGCCAGATGCTCTGGACCTATGAAACCGAAGGAGCCATGCAAGCGACCCCTATAGCCTTCAATAACATTGTCTATATAGGAACAGCTACCGGCAAAGTAGCGGCCATCTCTGCAATAGACGGAAATATGATCTGGGAATATCAGACAGACAGAGAGATCCTGGCATCTCCAGCCCTGGGAGACGGCAGAGTGTTCCTTGGCAGCATGGATGGGAAAGTTTACGCTTTTTCCACAGAATAA
- the yedE gene encoding YedE family putative selenium transporter: MSRLGPIITGGVVGLLAALLVRWGNPGNMGICVACFTRDIAGALGLHRAAVVQYLRPEIAGFILGSFVSALVYREYVPRSGSAPVIRFFLGMFAMIGALVFLGCPWRAYLRLAGGDWNAIAGIAGLVAGIGIGIVFLWKGFSLGRSYEAPKGTGYFMPVAAIALLVLVIMAPAFGKDGTGPIFFSESGPGSAHAPIIISLIVGLLVGWMAQRSRFCTVGAIRDLVMVRDSHLFNGVLAFIVIAFATNIVIGKFHPGFEGQPIAHTNTLWNFMGMVLSGLAFTLAGGCPGRQLIMSGEGDGDAAVFVFGMLVGAAVSHNFSLASSGAGPAAFGPSATIVGLVFCLAVGLIMRQRLN, from the coding sequence ATGTCACGTCTGGGCCCCATTATTACAGGTGGAGTGGTAGGTCTTCTGGCTGCTCTACTCGTTCGGTGGGGGAATCCGGGAAACATGGGAATCTGCGTCGCTTGTTTCACCAGAGATATTGCCGGAGCTCTCGGTTTGCACAGGGCTGCGGTTGTTCAATATCTTCGCCCTGAAATAGCTGGTTTTATTCTTGGTTCGTTTGTTTCTGCTCTTGTGTATCGTGAGTATGTTCCCCGAAGTGGTTCAGCTCCTGTCATTCGATTCTTTTTAGGAATGTTCGCCATGATCGGGGCCCTTGTCTTCCTTGGTTGCCCCTGGCGTGCCTATCTTCGTCTTGCCGGCGGAGACTGGAATGCTATTGCAGGTATTGCGGGATTGGTTGCGGGTATAGGCATTGGAATTGTTTTTCTGTGGAAGGGATTCAGCCTGGGACGTTCTTATGAAGCTCCCAAGGGGACTGGTTACTTTATGCCAGTAGCTGCTATTGCGCTGCTTGTTCTTGTGATCATGGCTCCTGCCTTTGGCAAAGATGGGACTGGTCCCATCTTTTTCTCAGAGAGCGGTCCTGGCTCCGCTCACGCTCCCATAATCATTTCCCTCATCGTTGGCCTGCTTGTGGGCTGGATGGCTCAGAGAAGCCGTTTTTGCACCGTAGGAGCTATCCGTGACCTTGTCATGGTGCGGGATTCTCACCTTTTCAATGGCGTTTTAGCCTTTATTGTTATAGCTTTTGCAACGAATATTGTTATTGGCAAGTTTCATCCTGGCTTTGAAGGTCAGCCTATAGCCCATACCAATACTCTCTGGAATTTCATGGGGATGGTGCTTTCAGGATTGGCCTTTACTTTAGCTGGCGGTTGTCCTGGCCGTCAGTTGATTATGAGCGGCGAAGGTGACGGCGATGCGGCAGTCTTTGTGTTTGGCATGCTTGTGGGAGCGGCTGTGAGCCATAATTTCAGTTTGGCGAGTTCTGGAGCAGGCCCAGCTGCCTTTGGCCCTTCAGCAACAATAGTGGGTCTGGTTTTTTGTTTGGCCGTTGGCTTGATCATGAGGCAGCGTCTTAATTAG
- a CDS encoding sulfurtransferase TusA family protein, with protein sequence MSESIIVDARGLSCPQPVLETRKALKDLSGGQVEILVDTVTSRENVARFARSQKWDVAIEQYEGGYKVVLTK encoded by the coding sequence ATGAGTGAGTCAATTATTGTGGATGCACGAGGCCTTTCTTGTCCTCAACCTGTGCTGGAAACCCGAAAAGCCCTTAAAGATCTTTCTGGAGGGCAAGTTGAAATTCTTGTTGATACAGTAACATCTCGAGAAAATGTTGCCCGTTTCGCACGGAGCCAAAAATGGGATGTGGCAATTGAGCAGTATGAGGGTGGATATAAGGTTGTTTTAACAAAATAG
- a CDS encoding NAD(P)H-dependent flavin oxidoreductase, whose translation MLLSRSIPVLKIGKYQPRYPLIQGGMGVGISGPNLAGNVALHGGVGTIASVGLACNQPYYTGRNYFEANQRAVREGLIKAREIAGEKGVLAVNCMVALTDYELHVRSACEGGVNIIISGAGLPIKLPDYTKDFPEVALVPIVSSAKAASLIARRWERLYNRLPDGFVVETPLYAGGHLGVTKMEQVENEEFSLEKVVPEVVEYVEKELKTPTPVIAAGGIWTREDIEHAFDLGASGVQMGTRFACTYEGDASDRFKQAYIDATEEDVVIIQSPAGLPGRALRSPFIDKYLREGTVGNKPCIANCLTHCRYRTERKTFCIAQALIDAFFGNWEEGLFFCGTNVTRITKKEYVADIIAELFGPQENK comes from the coding sequence ATGTTGTTGAGCCGTTCCATTCCAGTTTTAAAAATAGGGAAATATCAACCGCGTTATCCCCTGATCCAGGGGGGTATGGGCGTTGGCATATCCGGTCCTAATCTGGCTGGAAATGTGGCGCTACATGGAGGGGTCGGCACCATAGCCAGTGTAGGGCTGGCCTGTAATCAGCCTTACTACACGGGGCGCAACTATTTTGAGGCGAATCAGAGAGCCGTACGAGAAGGTTTGATCAAGGCTCGTGAGATTGCCGGCGAAAAAGGAGTTCTCGCTGTAAACTGTATGGTTGCCCTGACCGATTATGAACTTCACGTGCGCTCAGCCTGTGAGGGCGGGGTGAATATCATTATTTCCGGAGCCGGATTGCCTATCAAGCTTCCCGACTATACGAAAGATTTTCCAGAAGTGGCTCTTGTTCCTATCGTAAGTTCTGCGAAAGCAGCCAGCCTCATCGCCCGGCGATGGGAAAGGCTCTACAATCGCTTGCCTGATGGGTTTGTGGTTGAAACACCGCTGTATGCCGGCGGCCATCTTGGCGTAACAAAGATGGAGCAGGTTGAAAATGAAGAGTTCTCTCTTGAGAAAGTTGTACCAGAGGTTGTTGAGTATGTGGAGAAAGAGCTAAAAACCCCGACCCCAGTTATTGCAGCGGGAGGAATATGGACTCGCGAAGATATTGAGCATGCTTTTGACCTTGGAGCCAGTGGCGTGCAGATGGGAACCCGTTTTGCCTGCACCTATGAGGGAGACGCATCAGATCGTTTCAAGCAGGCCTATATTGATGCAACAGAAGAAGATGTGGTGATCATCCAGAGCCCGGCCGGCCTTCCAGGTCGTGCCCTACGGTCTCCCTTTATAGATAAGTATTTGCGTGAAGGCACCGTTGGAAACAAGCCCTGCATTGCAAACTGCCTGACCCATTGCCGATATCGAACTGAGCGGAAGACTTTCTGTATCGCACAGGCCCTTATCGATGCTTTTTTCGGTAATTGGGAAGAAGGGTTATTCTTCTGCGGTACAAATGTAACGAGAATTACCAAAAAAGAATACGTAGCGGATATTATTGCAGAACTATTTGGTCCGCAAGAAAATAAGTAA
- a CDS encoding mechanosensitive ion channel domain-containing protein, producing the protein MKKTWPARLPRAWILLLLMSIFMALPTAGCGAVLPLPGSVPLSSSGEGVAQEESFFTPEKIKQRIVEIEKTIETLQSSQPLLTSEQVGLTEGEINSRLKGLESLIALYQRYLSVAERAKKTQSDFEKQKAESQKDIAALVPDNPPYSLSFYENYRGRLETLSQEIDTVTYAIRLSESAIVSLKEKIRQNEQHLAMLKEEQTPSKFSEWVQQEVELETEKNRLSLAFREKNVEESRLRFDMLEMERKNVTEGMKWIAQHLQYDEADLKRQVSLIKERERQLQEQAETLRQESEKAREEFMNAQARAESASDAENLSLYRAQQSEKETWYVYYQAAMDQAEQAQVWAEETREIWETRYSLLEKKLPTAELIKRRTETEMRKKDLDNVLLGLQKMQVSLQSRLLTLDSSMASESESSPLYRVLRQESEGLKKQIELNGQYMTSLLSISMLNTRLLEELESLLSSVTITEKVSVASLERLRAFLNFQLWSGDGFSVSVKKLILAVIIVLLGFIASRKATKGVKQYLLRRFEMDPTAAMAIQKGLFAILVFICILAALDMVNIPLTAFAFLGGALALGVGIGAQNIFSNLISGLILFFSKPFRVHDIVEIEDIVGTVEEIESRSTRIRTFDNVDVLVPNRYFLENRIVNWTRTDQVIRGKVKVGVAYGSPAREVERLLLVAASSHKDILTMPEPYVIFNDFGSSSLDFDLYFWVDMRKASRFVAQSDLRYKIIELFEERNITIAFPQLDIHFDKDVSHNMAIVNHPQGKEASRE; encoded by the coding sequence ATGAAAAAGACATGGCCCGCAAGGTTGCCAAGGGCGTGGATTTTGTTGCTTTTAATGTCTATATTCATGGCTTTGCCCACTGCAGGCTGTGGTGCGGTGTTGCCCTTGCCAGGCTCAGTGCCTTTGAGCAGCAGCGGTGAGGGAGTTGCTCAGGAGGAGTCTTTTTTCACTCCAGAAAAGATAAAGCAGCGTATTGTTGAAATAGAGAAAACCATAGAAACTCTTCAGTCTTCCCAGCCTCTGCTTACTTCTGAGCAGGTGGGGCTAACAGAAGGGGAAATAAACAGTCGACTGAAAGGGCTTGAATCCCTTATCGCTCTCTATCAGCGGTATCTTTCTGTTGCTGAACGGGCAAAAAAAACGCAGAGTGATTTTGAGAAGCAGAAGGCGGAAAGTCAAAAGGATATAGCCGCCCTTGTTCCAGACAATCCCCCCTACTCTCTGAGCTTCTACGAAAACTACCGAGGTCGTCTTGAGACTCTATCTCAGGAAATAGATACAGTGACCTACGCCATCCGCCTGTCTGAGAGTGCCATTGTTTCCCTTAAAGAAAAAATTCGCCAGAATGAACAGCATTTAGCCATGCTGAAAGAGGAACAAACTCCCTCAAAATTCTCAGAATGGGTTCAACAGGAAGTGGAACTAGAAACCGAGAAGAACCGTCTTTCCCTTGCCTTTCGTGAAAAGAATGTGGAAGAAAGCCGTCTTCGTTTCGATATGCTCGAAATGGAACGGAAAAATGTAACCGAAGGGATGAAGTGGATTGCCCAGCATTTGCAATATGATGAAGCAGACCTTAAGCGTCAGGTGTCCTTGATCAAGGAGAGAGAAAGGCAGCTTCAGGAACAGGCAGAGACCCTTCGCCAAGAATCAGAGAAGGCGAGGGAGGAGTTTATGAATGCCCAGGCAAGGGCCGAGTCGGCATCGGATGCTGAGAATCTTTCATTATATCGTGCCCAGCAAAGCGAAAAAGAAACGTGGTACGTCTATTATCAGGCTGCCATGGACCAGGCGGAACAGGCACAGGTATGGGCGGAAGAGACGCGGGAAATTTGGGAAACACGCTATTCCCTCCTCGAAAAAAAATTACCTACGGCAGAGCTGATAAAAAGACGTACTGAAACAGAGATGCGAAAAAAGGATCTCGACAACGTCCTGCTAGGGTTGCAGAAGATGCAGGTCTCATTGCAATCAAGGCTGCTGACCCTCGATAGCTCTATGGCATCGGAAAGCGAGTCCTCTCCTCTATATCGCGTACTGCGGCAGGAGAGCGAAGGGTTGAAAAAACAGATAGAACTCAATGGGCAATATATGACGAGCCTGCTGAGCATCTCTATGCTTAACACCCGATTGCTTGAAGAGCTTGAATCACTGTTATCGTCAGTAACCATTACTGAAAAGGTTTCGGTGGCCAGCCTTGAGCGGCTGCGAGCCTTTTTAAATTTTCAGCTCTGGTCGGGTGACGGGTTCTCTGTTTCTGTTAAGAAGTTGATTTTAGCCGTTATTATCGTACTCCTTGGATTTATAGCCAGCAGAAAAGCGACAAAGGGCGTCAAGCAGTATCTCCTCCGTCGCTTTGAAATGGATCCTACAGCAGCCATGGCTATACAGAAGGGCCTTTTTGCTATCCTTGTATTCATATGTATTCTTGCGGCTCTCGATATGGTCAACATCCCATTGACGGCCTTTGCCTTCTTGGGTGGTGCCCTTGCTCTCGGTGTTGGTATCGGGGCTCAGAATATATTTAGCAACCTCATAAGCGGTCTCATCCTGTTTTTCAGTAAACCCTTCAGAGTTCACGATATTGTTGAGATCGAAGACATTGTGGGAACAGTTGAGGAGATAGAATCCCGTTCCACCCGAATTCGCACATTTGATAATGTGGACGTTCTTGTACCCAACCGATATTTTCTCGAGAATCGTATTGTGAACTGGACGCGCACCGATCAGGTCATTCGCGGCAAAGTGAAAGTGGGGGTGGCCTACGGCTCGCCAGCCAGGGAGGTGGAGCGGCTACTCCTCGTAGCGGCTTCCTCCCACAAAGATATTCTTACTATGCCTGAACCCTACGTTATTTTCAATGATTTTGGTTCAAGCTCCCTTGATTTCGATCTTTACTTTTGGGTGGATATGAGAAAAGCATCTCGTTTTGTAGCTCAGAGTGATCTTCGGTATAAGATTATAGAGCTTTTTGAAGAACGTAATATAACAATAGCCTTTCCCCAGCTGGATATTCACTTTGATAAAGATGTTTCTCATAATATGGCCATTGTCAACCACCCACAAGGCAAGGAGGCGTCAAGGGAATGA